The following are from one region of the Halobacteriovorax vibrionivorans genome:
- a CDS encoding NUDIX domain-containing protein: MNSLHKKVQIITLHKEKKALLLLEMKADRGFGWQNVTGSVESGEDIFTAAKRELLEETGIEEAELVQLSQEFKFHDRWGKDVIEYCFAALTNKDEITISKEEHQGFKWLPINEVQSKDFKYESNFLAFQEAINCLS, from the coding sequence ATGAATTCACTGCATAAAAAAGTCCAAATTATCACTCTGCACAAAGAGAAAAAGGCCCTCCTTCTCCTTGAGATGAAGGCCGATCGAGGATTTGGTTGGCAAAATGTAACAGGATCTGTTGAGTCTGGAGAAGATATTTTCACTGCGGCCAAAAGAGAACTCTTAGAGGAAACGGGAATTGAGGAAGCTGAATTAGTTCAACTCTCCCAAGAATTTAAATTTCATGATCGTTGGGGAAAGGATGTTATTGAGTATTGTTTTGCGGCCCTCACTAACAAGGATGAAATAACAATATCAAAAGAAGAACACCAAGGATTTAAATGGCTTCCTATAAACGAAGTCCAATCCAAAGATTTTAAATACGAAAGTAATTTTCTAGCATTTCAAGAGGC
- a CDS encoding site-2 protease family protein, with protein MTLALPGFLLAISFHEFGHGWMAKRYGDDTADRLGRLTLNPAPHIDLVGTVIFPLVAIFAGWIPFGWAKPVPVDVRRFKNIKSGLFWVSFAGPGANLLLMVFSALLFGMVYAYVPATFSLKSQFIQMLEYSVMINVVLAVFNLIPFPPLDGSKMVAAYLDYNTARKYEELQRFSFVFILVLWFTPILGYVIRPVMGLGLILMNGFAAILS; from the coding sequence TTGACGTTGGCCTTACCAGGCTTCTTACTGGCAATCTCGTTTCATGAGTTTGGTCACGGATGGATGGCCAAGAGATATGGAGATGATACGGCCGATAGACTTGGGCGCTTAACTTTAAATCCAGCTCCACATATTGATCTTGTAGGAACAGTTATCTTTCCACTTGTTGCTATTTTTGCTGGATGGATCCCATTTGGTTGGGCAAAACCAGTTCCTGTGGATGTTCGCCGCTTTAAAAATATTAAGTCAGGACTTTTTTGGGTTAGCTTTGCAGGCCCTGGAGCAAATTTATTGCTGATGGTGTTTTCTGCTCTTCTTTTTGGAATGGTTTACGCCTATGTTCCTGCAACATTCTCACTGAAATCACAATTCATACAAATGCTTGAATACTCTGTAATGATTAATGTCGTCTTAGCAGTATTCAACTTGATTCCATTTCCGCCATTAGATGGCTCAAAGATGGTAGCAGCATACTTAGACTACAATACAGCACGCAAATATGAAGAGCTCCAAAGATTTAGCTTCGTTTTCATCCTAGTACTTTGGTTTACACCAATTTTAGGCTATGTGATTCGACCAGTAATGGGGCTTGGATTGATTTTAATGAATGGTTTTGCAGCTATTCTTTCCTAG